A genomic region of Sander lucioperca isolate FBNREF2018 chromosome 6, SLUC_FBN_1.2, whole genome shotgun sequence contains the following coding sequences:
- the zgc:113054 gene encoding uncharacterized protein zgc:113054, which translates to MPAEKVPDTPVEVLVELLKKAKEIAATSGNVPEELTCQLQKALDIASGLDDYLELMTTQESEPLAELYRKTISHDWKQVHKEGKTMFQLPKECITGHVEGQTLKMLIHISQAKRVLEIGMFTGYSALSMAEGLPEDGCLVACELEPYLKDFAQPIFDTSPHGKKITVKTGSAMDTLKELAAAGEQFDMVFIDADKDNYINYYNFILDNNLLRLRGVMCVDNCLFKAKVYLKDVTDSNGLALRKFNQFVCNDPRVEQVIIPLRDGISVIRRVSVVSECSRTQSKITDDKVFRGVGGRPILDRMHLDGKVAYVTGAGQGIGRAFAHALGEVGAKVAVVDLDKDKAEAVAEELFLKGVNAISITADISKSDDVQRMIDNIVSKWGAIHIACNNAGINMNSASEDTSLEEWDQTFNVNLRGTFMCCQAAGRVMLKQGYGKIINTASMASLIVPHPQKQLSYNTSKAGVVKLTQTLGTEWIDRGVHVNCISPGIVDTPLIHSESLRPLVQRWLSDIPAGRLAQVTDLQAAVVYLASDASDYMTGHNLVIEGGQSLW; encoded by the exons ATGCCAGCCGAAAAAG TTCCTGACACCCCAGTGGAAGTCCTTGTGGAGCTCCTAAAAAAAGCCAAGGAGATAGCTGCAACGAGTGGCAATGTGCCAGAGGAGCTGACATGTCAGTTGCAGAAGGCTCTGGACATAGCCAGCGGTCTGGATGACTACCTGGAGCTAATGACCACACAGGAAAGTGAACCTCTAGCAGAGCTATATAG AAAAACAATTTCCCATGACTGGAAACAAGTGCACAAGGAGGGCAAAACTATGTTCCAGCTTCCCAAGGAGTGCATCACTGGACATGTCGAAG gCCAGACCCTGAAGATGCTGATCCACATAAGTCAAGCTAAGAGGGTTCTAGAGATTGGGATGTTTACCGGCTACAGTGCACTGTCCATGGCTGAAGGTCTTCCTGAGGACGGCTGCTTAGTTGCCTGTGAGTTAGAGCCATACCTCAAAGACTTTGCTCAACCCATTTTTGACACGTCTCCACATGGCAAGAAGATTACTGTCAAGACTGGGTCCGCCATGGACACCCTAAAG GaattggctgctgcaggagaGCAGTTTGACATGGTCTTCATTGATGCTGACAAGGATAATTACATCAACTACtacaactttattctcgacaaCAATCTGCTGAGATTGCGAGGGGTCATGTGTGTAGATAACTGCCTGTTCAAAGCCAAGGTTTATCTTAAAGACGTCACAGATAGCAACGGACTGGCACTCAGGAAATTCAACCAGTTTGTCTGTAATGATCCCCGCGTGGAGCAG GTCATTATCCCTCTCAGAGATGGCATCAGTGTTATCCGCCGGGTATCTGTGGTCTCTGAGTGCTCAAGAACACAG AGTAAAATAACAGATGATAAAGTTTTCCGCGGAGTCGGAGGGCGGCCTATCCTCGATCGGATGCATCTTGATGGAAAGGTGGCCTACGTGACGGGTGCTGGGCAGGGCATAGGCCGAGCATTTGCTCATGCTCTGGGTGAGGTCGGTGCGAAGGTGGCCGTGGTAGACCTGGACAAAGATAAAGCTGAGGCAGTGGCTGAAGAGCTCTTCCTCAAAG GCGTCAATGCCATTTCGATCACAGCTGACATTAGCAAATCAGATGATGTCCAGAGGATGATTGACAACATTGTCTCCAAATGGGGAGCGATCCACATCGCCTGTAACAATGCCGGCATCAACATGAACTCAGCCAGTGAAGACACCAGTCTAGAAGAGTGGGACCAAACCTTTAATGTCAACCTGAGGGGGACATTCATGTGCTGTCAG GCAGCAGGTCGAGTGATGTTGAAGCAAGGATACGGCAAGATTATCAATACAGCCTCCATGGCCAGTCTAATAG TCCCTCATCCTCAGAAGCAGCTTTCCTACAACACGTCCAAGGCAGGAGTGGTCAAATTGACTCAGACTCTGGGCACTGAATGGATTGACAGAGGAGTGCATGTCAACTGCATCTCACC GGGGATTGTTGACACCCCTCTCATCCACTCGGAGAGTCTGAGGCCTCTGGTGCAGCGCTGGCTGTCAGATATCCCTGCTGGTAGACTGGCTCAAGTGACAGACCTGCAAGCTGCAGTGGTCTACTTGGCATCTGACGCCTCTGACTACATGACAGGGCATAACTTAGTCATAGAGGGTGGGCAAAGTCTGTGGTAG